A genomic stretch from Mycobacterium paraterrae includes:
- a CDS encoding hemerythrin domain-containing protein, with the protein MSEMIIESPDEVIAFLKAQHNLIEDMFDQVLHASDPKAREKPFVQLRQLLAVHETAEEMVVHPRVRQAKEPVDSIVDARLEEEHDAKQLLSSIEKLDATSQEFIDELTKLRDAVLDHAQHEETYEFPKLEEQLGAEESKRLATAVRAAEAIAPTRPHAGVESAKLNFAVGPFASMLDRARDLITHGLG; encoded by the coding sequence ATGTCCGAGATGATTATCGAATCGCCCGATGAGGTGATCGCGTTTCTCAAGGCACAGCACAACCTGATCGAGGACATGTTCGACCAGGTGTTGCACGCCTCAGACCCTAAGGCCCGCGAGAAACCATTTGTGCAATTACGGCAACTGCTGGCCGTCCACGAGACCGCCGAGGAGATGGTGGTACACCCGCGGGTGCGCCAAGCCAAGGAACCTGTGGACTCTATTGTTGACGCCCGTCTCGAAGAAGAGCACGATGCCAAGCAGTTGCTGTCGAGCATCGAGAAACTCGATGCCACCTCGCAGGAGTTCATCGACGAACTCACCAAGCTTCGGGATGCGGTGCTGGATCACGCCCAGCACGAAGAAACCTACGAGTTTCCCAAGCTCGAGGAACAACTCGGCGCCGAGGAATCCAAGCGGCTGGCAACAGCGGTGCGCGCCGCCGAGGCCATCGCGCCAACCCGTCCACACGCTGGCGTGGAGTCCGCCAAGCTGAACTTCGCCGTGGGACCGTTCGCGTCGATGCTCGACCGTGCTCGCGACCTCATCACGCACGGGCTCGGCTGA
- a CDS encoding DUF190 domain-containing protein, with translation MNQPCLKLTTYFGERQRATSDARRPAFLADAMLDLFDTREIATSVMLRGIASFGPRHVLRTDELLTLSEDPPVAIAAVDVESKISGLVDDVIAMTGRGLVTLERAGLGAADSLDVSGDDAVELTVYIGRQERIGGQPAHRAVVELLHRNQFFGAAAFLGVDGTAQGVRYRAAFFSRNVDVPMMIISIGTAAQVSAVIPELNELAPRALLCVERARLCKRGGKLISRPHRLPEADSQGRPLWQKLMVHTSETTTFGGAPLHRALVRRLLDSGVTRGATVVRGVWGFHSDHMPHGDKLFQLTRRVPVATIVVDTPERIARSFEVVDELTAEHGLVTSEMVPAVIWLDGTGRAGDGRLARHDY, from the coding sequence GTGAACCAGCCCTGCCTGAAACTCACCACGTACTTCGGCGAGCGGCAACGCGCGACCAGCGACGCCCGCCGCCCAGCGTTTCTGGCCGATGCGATGCTGGATCTCTTCGACACCCGGGAGATCGCGACCAGCGTGATGCTGCGCGGCATCGCCAGTTTCGGGCCGCGGCACGTGTTGCGCACCGATGAGTTGCTGACTCTGTCAGAGGATCCACCGGTTGCGATTGCAGCGGTCGACGTCGAGTCGAAAATCAGCGGCCTAGTCGACGATGTAATCGCGATGACGGGCCGCGGCTTGGTCACGCTGGAACGCGCCGGACTCGGGGCCGCCGACTCACTCGATGTCAGCGGTGACGACGCCGTCGAACTCACCGTCTACATCGGTCGTCAAGAACGCATCGGTGGTCAACCCGCCCACCGTGCTGTGGTCGAACTTCTGCATCGAAACCAATTCTTCGGCGCCGCAGCATTTTTGGGTGTCGACGGAACCGCCCAGGGCGTGCGCTACCGTGCCGCGTTCTTCAGCCGCAACGTCGACGTTCCGATGATGATCATCTCGATAGGGACCGCCGCACAGGTGTCTGCAGTGATCCCCGAACTCAACGAGCTCGCACCCCGCGCGCTGCTGTGCGTGGAGCGGGCGCGGCTGTGCAAGCGCGGCGGCAAGCTGATCTCTCGACCACACCGATTGCCTGAGGCGGACAGCCAGGGTCGGCCACTCTGGCAGAAGCTGATGGTGCACACCTCTGAAACCACCACGTTCGGCGGCGCCCCCCTCCACCGCGCACTCGTGCGCCGGTTGCTGGACTCCGGCGTGACGCGAGGTGCCACCGTCGTGCGGGGTGTGTGGGGCTTCCACAGCGACCACATGCCGCACGGCGACAAGCTTTTCCAGCTGACGCGTCGGGTTCCGGTAGCGACGATCGTCGTCGATACACCGGAACGGATCGCCCGCAGCTTCGAGGTCGTGGACGAGCTGACGGCCGAGCACGGCCTGGTCACCAGCGAGATGGTGCCGGCCGTCATCTGGTTGGACGGAACAGGCCGAGCGGGTGACGGGCGGTTGGCCCGTCACGACTACTGA
- the crcB gene encoding fluoride efflux transporter CrcB codes for MVWIGVILAGGVGAVLRFLLDGAVARRAGKSFPFGTLAVNISGAALLGFLGALALDRQAALLAGTAFVGSYTTFSTWMLETQRLGEERQLRNAVANVVASIVLGIGAALLGQWIGGLV; via the coding sequence ATGGTCTGGATCGGGGTGATACTGGCCGGCGGCGTGGGCGCCGTGCTGCGCTTCCTACTGGACGGCGCGGTCGCTCGCCGGGCGGGAAAGTCCTTCCCGTTCGGGACATTGGCGGTCAACATCAGCGGCGCGGCCCTGCTCGGTTTCCTTGGCGCTCTGGCGTTGGATCGCCAGGCGGCTCTACTCGCGGGCACGGCGTTCGTCGGTTCGTACACCACGTTCTCCACCTGGATGTTGGAAACGCAACGCCTCGGCGAGGAACGTCAGCTCCGCAACGCCGTCGCCAATGTCGTCGCCAGCATTGTGCTGGGCATCGGTGCGGCGCTGCTCGGGCAGTGGATCGGCGGTCTGGTGTGA
- the crcB gene encoding fluoride efflux transporter CrcB: MANSASPRDYRELAAVFVGGALGTVIRTALSLLVAADPARWPWPTFAVNIVGAFLLGYFTTRLLERLPLSSYRRPLLGTGVCGGLTTFSTMQVETLRMLEHHHYGLAVEYTCASVVLGLLAVHLASGLVRRAAVR; encoded by the coding sequence GTGGCCAACTCTGCGTCGCCCCGCGACTACCGCGAGTTGGCCGCGGTGTTCGTGGGAGGCGCCCTCGGCACCGTGATACGCACCGCTCTGAGCTTGCTGGTCGCCGCCGATCCGGCGCGTTGGCCCTGGCCGACATTCGCGGTCAACATCGTGGGCGCGTTCCTGCTCGGCTATTTCACGACGCGACTGCTGGAACGCCTTCCGCTGTCGAGCTATCGCCGGCCGCTACTGGGAACGGGGGTGTGCGGCGGCCTCACCACCTTCTCCACCATGCAGGTCGAGACGCTGCGGATGCTGGAGCACCATCATTACGGCCTGGCGGTCGAATACACCTGCGCCAGTGTCGTTTTAGGGTTGCTTGCGGTGCACCTGGCGTCAGGATTGGTTCGCCGGGCAGCGGTGCGCTGA
- the pgm gene encoding phosphoglucomutase (alpha-D-glucose-1,6-bisphosphate-dependent) — protein sequence MVANPRAGQPALPEDLVDLPHLITAYYSIEPDPDDVAQQVVFGTSGHRGSALNGAFNEAHIVAITQAIVEYRAAHGTTGPLFIGRDTHGLSEPAWVSALEVLAANDVVVAVDSADRYTPTPAISHAILTYNRGRGDQLADGIVVTPSHNPPYDGGFKYNPPNGGPAETDATNAIAKRANDILKSGEAVKRVPLARALQAVQRHDYMDAYVADLPNVVDIDVIRKEGIRIGADPLGGASVDYWAAIAERHNLDLTVVNPLVDATWRFMTLDHDGKIRMDCSSPDAMASLIANRDHYQIASGNDADSDRHGIVTPDGGLMNPNHYLAVAIDYLYTHRPSWPAGVAVGKTAVSSSIIDRAVAGLGRKLVEVPVGFKWFVDGLIGGTIGFGGEESAGASFLRRDGSVWTTDKDGIILALLASEILAVTGKTPSQRYQELTEKYGAPTYARLDAPADREQKARLSKLSPDQVSATELAGEQITAKLTTAPGNGAPLGGLKVTTANAWFAARPSGTEDVYKIYAESFRGPDHLSDVQRAAQQVVDTVIG from the coding sequence ATGGTGGCCAACCCTCGCGCCGGTCAGCCGGCCCTGCCCGAAGACCTTGTCGATCTGCCCCATCTGATCACCGCGTATTACTCGATCGAACCCGATCCTGACGACGTCGCGCAGCAAGTGGTGTTCGGAACATCGGGCCACCGCGGCTCGGCCCTCAACGGTGCGTTCAACGAGGCCCACATTGTGGCGATCACCCAAGCGATCGTCGAGTACCGCGCCGCGCACGGCACCACCGGGCCGCTGTTCATCGGCCGCGACACCCACGGATTGTCCGAACCGGCGTGGGTGTCCGCGCTGGAGGTGCTGGCCGCCAACGATGTCGTGGTGGCCGTCGACTCGGCCGACCGCTACACGCCCACTCCGGCGATCAGCCACGCGATCCTCACCTACAACCGCGGACGCGGCGACCAGCTGGCCGACGGCATCGTGGTGACGCCGTCGCACAATCCGCCCTACGACGGCGGGTTCAAATACAACCCACCCAACGGGGGACCGGCTGAGACCGACGCGACCAACGCGATTGCCAAGCGCGCCAACGACATCTTGAAGAGCGGCGAGGCGGTGAAGCGGGTGCCGCTGGCCCGGGCGCTGCAGGCCGTCCAACGGCACGACTACATGGACGCCTACGTGGCCGACCTGCCGAACGTGGTGGACATCGACGTCATCCGCAAGGAAGGCATCCGGATCGGGGCCGACCCGCTCGGCGGAGCCAGCGTCGACTACTGGGCCGCGATCGCCGAACGGCACAACCTCGACCTGACCGTGGTCAACCCACTGGTCGATGCAACCTGGCGATTCATGACGCTCGACCACGACGGCAAGATCCGGATGGACTGCAGCTCACCGGACGCGATGGCCTCACTGATCGCCAACCGGGACCACTACCAGATCGCCAGCGGCAACGACGCCGACTCCGACCGGCACGGCATCGTCACCCCCGACGGCGGCCTGATGAACCCGAACCATTACCTGGCGGTCGCCATCGATTACCTCTACACCCACCGACCGAGCTGGCCCGCCGGCGTCGCCGTCGGCAAGACCGCGGTCAGCTCGTCGATCATCGACCGCGCGGTCGCCGGCCTCGGACGCAAACTCGTCGAGGTGCCGGTCGGATTCAAATGGTTCGTCGACGGGCTGATCGGCGGCACGATCGGCTTCGGCGGTGAGGAGTCGGCCGGCGCGTCGTTCCTGCGGCGCGACGGATCTGTGTGGACGACCGACAAGGACGGCATCATCCTGGCGCTGCTGGCCAGCGAGATCCTCGCGGTGACAGGTAAGACGCCGTCGCAGCGCTACCAGGAGCTCACCGAGAAATACGGTGCTCCGACGTACGCGCGGCTCGACGCACCCGCCGACCGTGAGCAGAAGGCGCGGCTGTCGAAGCTGTCGCCGGACCAAGTCAGCGCCACGGAGCTGGCGGGTGAGCAGATCACCGCGAAGCTGACGACGGCGCCTGGCAACGGCGCTCCGCTGGGCGGGTTGAAGGTGACGACGGCCAACGCCTGGTTCGCCGCACGGCCGTCGGGAACCGAGGACGTGTACAAAATCTATGCGGAGTCGTTTCGTGGTCCAGATCACTTATCCGACGTACAGAGAGCTGCGCAACAGGTAGTCGATACAGTCATTGGATGA
- a CDS encoding MFS transporter yields MISVAPRARLTAWRREKTRLPREAWVLIGANVIAALGYGVLSPVLPTFARTFGVSIEAVTFAITIFSVMRLCFAPPSGMLVQRVGERPVYVAGLLIVSVSTGACAFVHNYQELLVLRAVGGIGSTMFFISALGLMIRISPPDARGRVAGLFASSFLVGLVAGPLMGSLTAGFGIRAPFFIYGVVMMLTALTVSLSLRGSELGAPAEHIDPPVTLRTALRHRAYRSALLSNFATGWAVFGVRMAVVPLFISDVLHRGPQMTGVALAVFAIGNVIVVMPSGYLSDRMGRRGLLIGGLLACSVATVGLGISSSLTVFLVAACVAGAASGVFASPQQAAIADILGNAARAGTAVATFQMMADLGAIAGAMGVAKIAEHYGFEWGFVVSAFVMLCSAVVWMFSPETQHLDPLTQNDWDSESAEQRA; encoded by the coding sequence ATGATCTCCGTCGCCCCGCGCGCTCGCTTGACGGCGTGGCGTCGTGAGAAGACGAGGCTGCCGCGCGAAGCGTGGGTGCTGATCGGGGCCAACGTGATCGCCGCGCTTGGCTACGGCGTGCTGTCGCCGGTCCTGCCGACATTCGCTCGCACCTTCGGCGTCAGCATCGAAGCGGTGACGTTTGCGATCACCATCTTTTCGGTGATGCGGCTGTGCTTCGCGCCGCCCAGCGGAATGCTGGTGCAGCGGGTAGGGGAGCGCCCGGTCTACGTGGCCGGGCTGTTGATCGTATCGGTGTCGACCGGCGCGTGTGCTTTTGTGCACAATTATCAGGAGCTGCTGGTGCTCCGCGCGGTCGGCGGCATCGGTTCGACGATGTTCTTTATCTCCGCCCTGGGCTTGATGATTCGGATCAGCCCGCCTGACGCCCGAGGGCGGGTGGCTGGGCTGTTCGCGAGTTCGTTCTTGGTCGGTCTGGTCGCGGGCCCGCTGATGGGCAGTCTCACAGCAGGTTTCGGGATCAGGGCGCCGTTTTTCATCTACGGCGTCGTCATGATGCTGACCGCGCTGACCGTCTCCCTCAGTTTGCGCGGGTCGGAACTCGGCGCGCCGGCCGAGCACATCGATCCGCCCGTCACCCTGCGTACCGCGTTGCGGCACCGCGCGTATCGCTCCGCGCTGCTGTCGAACTTCGCGACGGGTTGGGCGGTGTTCGGTGTCCGAATGGCCGTTGTCCCACTGTTTATTTCGGACGTGCTGCATCGTGGACCTCAGATGACTGGCGTGGCGCTGGCGGTGTTCGCGATCGGCAACGTGATCGTGGTGATGCCGAGCGGCTACCTGTCCGACCGGATGGGCCGACGCGGGCTGTTGATCGGCGGTCTGCTGGCCTGCAGTGTGGCGACGGTCGGGCTGGGTATCTCGTCGTCGCTGACCGTGTTCCTCGTTGCCGCGTGCGTGGCGGGCGCCGCCTCGGGCGTGTTCGCCTCACCGCAGCAGGCCGCGATCGCCGACATCCTCGGCAACGCGGCGCGTGCGGGCACCGCGGTGGCGACGTTTCAGATGATGGCCGACCTCGGTGCCATCGCCGGCGCCATGGGGGTCGCCAAGATCGCCGAGCACTACGGCTTCGAGTGGGGCTTCGTCGTCAGCGCCTTCGTCATGCTGTGCTCCGCGGTGGTATGGATGTTCTCACCGGAGACACAACACCTCGACCCGCTGACCCAGAACGACTGGGATTCCGAGTCCGCCGAACAGCGAGCGTGA
- a CDS encoding IS481 family transposase, with product MSKARVVVLEVVSGNLTVTAAASAYGLSRQHIYRLLKRYQLGGLEAVEPRSRRPASNPRAVSDEVIAAIVLLREKLVAEGLDAGPVTLQHHLAQQGLPVPAVSTIRRILGHHGLIVPAPRKRPKSSYRRFAAEQPNECWQSDFTHWRLADGSDIEILNWLDDHSRYLLYCTAYRRVAGPDIVASFTATAATHGLPASTLTDNGSVYTSRFTHGHNDFERLLNSLGITQKNGHPGHPQTQGKIERFHQTLKRWLSARPRPATIAAAQILLNDFTTIYNTERTHRALPPATTPAQAYTARPKAGPTHTSGRHFRIRRDTVDQFGKLTLRHGSRLHHLGVGRIHAGTSVLILVTTTTVTVISKTSHHVLSSHHINADTNYWRNQNKNPGRWPGNL from the coding sequence ATGTCGAAAGCGCGTGTGGTCGTGTTGGAAGTCGTCAGCGGAAACCTCACCGTCACCGCGGCTGCTTCGGCTTACGGGCTGTCGCGGCAACATATCTATCGGCTGCTCAAGCGTTATCAGCTCGGCGGTTTGGAAGCGGTTGAGCCGCGGTCGCGACGCCCTGCCAGCAACCCCCGGGCGGTCTCGGATGAGGTCATCGCCGCGATCGTGCTGCTACGGGAAAAGCTCGTCGCCGAGGGCCTCGACGCCGGTCCGGTCACGTTGCAGCACCATCTGGCCCAGCAAGGGTTGCCGGTGCCGGCGGTCTCCACGATCCGGCGCATCTTGGGCCATCACGGCTTGATCGTCCCGGCACCCCGTAAACGCCCGAAAAGCTCCTATCGCCGTTTCGCCGCCGAGCAACCCAACGAATGCTGGCAATCCGATTTCACCCACTGGAGGTTGGCCGACGGCAGCGACATCGAGATCCTCAACTGGCTCGACGACCACTCCCGATACCTGCTGTACTGCACCGCCTATCGCCGCGTCGCCGGTCCCGATATCGTCGCCAGCTTCACCGCCACCGCCGCCACCCACGGACTACCGGCCTCCACACTGACCGACAACGGCTCGGTCTACACCTCCCGATTCACCCACGGCCACAACGACTTCGAGCGCCTTCTCAACAGCCTGGGCATCACCCAGAAAAACGGTCACCCCGGACACCCCCAAACCCAAGGCAAAATCGAACGCTTCCACCAAACCCTCAAACGCTGGCTGTCCGCCCGGCCCCGACCCGCCACCATCGCCGCCGCCCAAATCCTGCTCAACGACTTCACCACGATCTACAACACCGAACGCACCCACCGAGCCCTACCACCAGCCACCACCCCAGCCCAGGCCTACACCGCCCGCCCCAAAGCCGGCCCCACCCACACCAGCGGCCGACACTTCCGCATCCGCCGCGACACCGTCGACCAATTCGGCAAACTCACCCTGCGCCACGGCAGCCGCCTGCACCACCTCGGCGTCGGCCGCATCCACGCCGGCACCTCAGTCCTGATCCTGGTGACCACCACCACCGTCACCGTCATCAGCAAAACCAGCCACCACGTCCTAAGCAGCCACCACATCAACGCCGACACAAACTACTGGCGCAACCAAAACAAAAACCCCGGCCGATGGCCGGGGAATCTGTAA
- the chrA gene encoding chromate efflux transporter encodes MTDAFRADASQDVIPFREALRAWWAISLQTFGGPAGQIAVMQHSLVDDKRWIGQRRFLHALNYCMLLPGPEAQQLAIYTGWLLNGTRGGIAAGTLFVLPGAVTMLALSAIYVRFGDTTAVMAIFAGLAPAVVAIVIQAVWKVGRRALTGPAPVALAVASFVALGVFGLPFPLVVLAAGMIGWALGRFAPAALHRPGRNPEGESGSAPVISDDVLHTAAPSRSRALKVLAVGVVLWAVPVVLVAIFTGPSSALTAQGVFFSGTALVTFGGAYAVLAYVAQRAVEVFHWLAPGEMVRGLALAETTPGPLIMVVQFVAFVGAYRHPGTLNPWAAATLGALLTTWVTFVPCFLLVLLGAPYVERLRDNQALSAALTGITAAVVGVIANLAVYFAIHTLFAASVHPAWGPISIQLPVLSSWRPVAVAIAVVAAGVIFALKWSVPRTLGLCCLLGCAAALAHLPIS; translated from the coding sequence ATGACCGATGCCTTCCGCGCAGACGCCTCCCAGGACGTCATCCCGTTCCGGGAAGCCCTACGGGCCTGGTGGGCAATCTCGCTGCAGACCTTCGGCGGACCGGCTGGTCAGATTGCGGTCATGCAGCACAGCCTGGTCGACGACAAACGATGGATCGGTCAGAGGCGTTTCCTGCACGCCCTGAACTACTGCATGTTGCTGCCGGGCCCGGAGGCACAACAGCTCGCGATTTACACCGGGTGGCTACTCAACGGCACCCGCGGCGGCATTGCGGCCGGCACGCTGTTCGTCCTGCCCGGAGCGGTGACGATGCTGGCGCTGTCGGCGATCTATGTCCGCTTCGGCGACACCACCGCGGTGATGGCGATCTTCGCCGGCCTGGCTCCCGCGGTCGTGGCGATTGTGATTCAAGCTGTCTGGAAAGTGGGACGGCGTGCGCTCACCGGTCCCGCCCCGGTGGCGCTGGCCGTGGCCTCGTTCGTGGCATTGGGCGTTTTTGGGCTGCCGTTCCCCCTCGTCGTGTTGGCGGCAGGGATGATCGGCTGGGCGCTGGGGCGTTTCGCTCCGGCGGCGTTGCACCGGCCTGGCCGCAACCCCGAGGGCGAGTCGGGTTCAGCACCAGTCATTTCCGATGACGTCCTGCACACCGCGGCGCCCTCGCGTTCCCGGGCGCTCAAAGTGCTGGCCGTCGGCGTCGTGCTCTGGGCCGTGCCGGTTGTCTTGGTCGCGATCTTCACCGGCCCGTCGAGTGCGTTGACCGCCCAGGGTGTCTTCTTCAGCGGCACGGCGCTGGTGACTTTCGGTGGCGCGTATGCGGTGTTGGCCTACGTGGCTCAACGGGCCGTCGAGGTGTTCCATTGGCTGGCGCCCGGGGAGATGGTCCGCGGACTGGCACTGGCCGAGACCACCCCCGGTCCGCTGATCATGGTGGTGCAGTTCGTGGCGTTCGTCGGTGCCTACCGCCACCCCGGAACGCTAAATCCCTGGGCGGCAGCGACTCTGGGCGCATTGCTGACCACGTGGGTGACGTTCGTGCCGTGTTTCCTTTTGGTGCTGCTCGGCGCACCCTATGTCGAGCGGCTCCGCGACAATCAGGCGTTGTCGGCGGCACTGACCGGTATCACTGCCGCCGTCGTCGGCGTCATCGCGAATCTGGCCGTCTACTTTGCGATCCACACGCTGTTCGCGGCGAGCGTCCACCCGGCGTGGGGCCCGATCAGCATCCAACTGCCGGTGCTGAGTAGTTGGCGTCCGGTCGCGGTCGCCATCGCCGTCGTTGCCGCCGGGGTGATCTTCGCGTTGAAGTGGTCGGTGCCACGCACGCTGGGGCTGTGCTGCCTGCTGGGCTGCGCCGCAGCTCTCGCCCACCTGCCGATCAGTTAG
- a CDS encoding ArsR family transcriptional regulator, with amino-acid sequence MTMTDGVSVPLLLQMASHPLRWVLLTELRTGDRRVRELVDAIDAPQNLVSYHLRLLRSAGLVSARRSNFDGRDTYYHLDLARCASAFTDAATALHPALTPVGGGRSTAGVSVLFLCTGNSARSPMAEAMLRRRSNGRVRTASAGSHPKPRLHPHAVRVMRDDYDIDISRRRPKSLTAVDDRRFDYVVTLCDKVREFPRDHSSATAVHWSLPDPSAGAADVAQFRSVAAELDTRIGFLLPAIQAG; translated from the coding sequence ATGACTATGACTGATGGCGTGTCGGTTCCGCTGCTGTTACAGATGGCCTCGCACCCGCTGCGGTGGGTGCTGTTGACCGAGTTGAGGACCGGCGATCGTAGGGTTCGTGAATTGGTCGACGCGATCGACGCACCGCAGAACCTGGTCTCGTATCATTTGCGACTGCTGCGCAGCGCAGGCTTGGTCAGTGCCCGACGCAGCAATTTCGACGGTCGCGACACCTACTATCACCTCGACCTTGCTCGGTGCGCGTCCGCATTCACTGACGCCGCAACCGCTCTGCACCCGGCGCTGACTCCGGTGGGTGGCGGCCGATCCACGGCTGGTGTCTCGGTGTTGTTTCTCTGCACCGGTAACAGCGCACGCTCACCCATGGCGGAAGCGATGCTTCGGCGCCGCAGCAACGGTCGTGTACGTACGGCGAGCGCCGGCAGCCATCCAAAGCCGCGACTTCACCCCCACGCCGTGCGGGTAATGCGGGACGATTACGACATCGATATCAGCCGTCGACGTCCGAAATCGCTTACCGCGGTGGATGATCGACGCTTCGATTACGTCGTTACGCTGTGCGACAAGGTGCGCGAGTTCCCTCGCGACCACAGCTCGGCCACGGCGGTGCATTGGAGTCTTCCTGATCCCTCAGCCGGTGCGGCCGACGTAGCGCAATTTCGCAGCGTCGCAGCCGAACTCGACACCCGCATCGGGTTCCTGCTACCCGCGATCCAGGCTGGCTAA
- a CDS encoding serine hydrolase domain-containing protein: MNDAIAAHTIPGGVVVIGHGGKVVFHQVYGSRKPAGEPGLDGSPAPAEPMTEDTIFDVASLTKCLATATAVMQLYEHGKVEFDDPVQKYLPEFNTANDPQRAKVTIRMLLTHTSGEPEDVRLDDPWGLDTDDKAEGILRALTTPLESPPGEYFNYADINFILLGALIEKITGEPEDVYVQRNVFEPLGMDETRYLPPAKACGPHVMRGSAIGWAPAPIGGMPGGCPAGTWSTSLLSRTAPTAHDDESRNDPGKNPDFDALLRGAVFDPTTRRMGGVAGHAGVFSTAHDLSLYAQALLDRLANRPSKFPLTQPTLELMTAPEQPGHTAGQLEAANDASQQAIAKTPNTYDPMLAPRYPAIRGQNLRGFGWDIDTAFSGTRGMIFPIGSFGHTGFTGTSMWMDPRSDTYVLVLTSAIDPRDDPPIAYLRGDVATAAARALS; the protein is encoded by the coding sequence ATGAACGATGCGATTGCGGCACATACGATCCCAGGCGGCGTCGTGGTGATCGGGCATGGCGGCAAGGTCGTCTTCCATCAGGTCTATGGCTCGCGCAAGCCTGCCGGGGAACCGGGGTTGGATGGATCGCCGGCACCTGCAGAGCCGATGACCGAAGACACCATCTTCGATGTCGCGTCGTTGACGAAATGCCTCGCAACGGCGACGGCGGTTATGCAGCTGTACGAACACGGCAAAGTCGAATTCGACGATCCCGTGCAAAAGTACTTGCCCGAATTCAATACAGCGAATGATCCACAGCGGGCCAAGGTCACGATTCGCATGTTGCTGACGCACACCTCAGGCGAACCAGAAGACGTGCGTCTCGACGATCCGTGGGGACTGGACACAGACGACAAAGCGGAAGGGATTCTGCGTGCACTCACCACGCCGCTGGAGTCGCCTCCCGGCGAGTATTTCAACTACGCCGATATCAACTTCATTCTGCTTGGCGCGCTGATCGAGAAGATCACCGGCGAGCCTGAAGACGTTTACGTTCAGCGCAACGTCTTTGAGCCGCTGGGCATGGACGAAACCCGCTACCTTCCCCCGGCCAAAGCATGTGGCCCGCATGTGATGCGGGGATCTGCGATTGGCTGGGCGCCGGCGCCGATCGGCGGCATGCCGGGAGGTTGTCCGGCGGGTACATGGAGCACGAGCCTGTTGTCGCGCACCGCGCCGACGGCACATGACGACGAAAGCAGAAACGATCCCGGTAAGAATCCCGATTTCGATGCTCTGCTGCGCGGCGCTGTGTTCGACCCGACGACGCGCCGCATGGGAGGTGTAGCCGGGCACGCCGGTGTGTTCTCGACAGCGCATGATCTCAGCCTCTACGCGCAGGCCCTGCTCGATCGGCTCGCGAACCGCCCCAGCAAGTTTCCCTTGACACAACCGACTCTGGAGTTGATGACCGCCCCAGAGCAGCCCGGGCATACGGCTGGGCAACTCGAAGCCGCCAACGATGCCTCCCAGCAAGCCATCGCAAAGACACCGAACACCTATGACCCCATGCTCGCTCCGCGCTATCCGGCGATCCGGGGGCAGAATCTACGTGGGTTCGGCTGGGATATCGACACCGCTTTTTCCGGCACGCGAGGCATGATTTTTCCGATTGGCAGCTTCGGCCATACCGGCTTCACCGGAACCTCGATGTGGATGGACCCGCGCTCGGATACCTATGTCCTTGTGCTCACCAGCGCGATCGATCCGCGCGACGATCCACCGATCGCGTATCTGAGAGGTGATGTGGCCACGGCAGCGGCGCGGGCCTTGAGTTGA